The DNA window TTGCGCGAACTGCACGAGCTTGCGCTTGAGCTGCCGCAGCAGGGCTACCTTGCGCAGCCGCGCGATCGCGGCGTTGAACAGCTGCCGGCCCCAGGCGGGATTTGCCGGCGCGACGCGGCGAGTGCTGGTTTCAAGTTCGGTCGAAATCTGACTCATGGTCCGGTTTAATCCGTGATGTGTTAGTTATCTGGAGAACACCCGGCTAAGCGGGCTTATGTCTAAATTCTTCGATGACGTCGTAAAGCGGCTTGCGATGGAGATCCGCATCGAGCGGCAACGGCCGGTTGGGCATGCCGTCTCGGCGTTTGAAATAGGTCGGCACCCAGGTGTATCGATCGCTCAGGCCCCAGGTCAGGATCGCCTTTGGACGCACGACCTCGCCGACCGCCCGGAGAAACTGATTGGCCATGGCGGCCACCATCGCATCGCGTTCGGCTACCTTGCCGGGCAGCTCATAATCGATCACGTCGAGTTCGGTAATCAGCACATCGAGGTCGAGCGCCTTGATCTCCGCGAGCATCGCCTGCAATCCGTCGTCGTCGATGGAGCGGCCCGCGAACAGATGTGCTTGCAGGCCGACGGCGTGCAGCGGCACGTTGCGGTCGCGCAGAGACCGCAGCAACGCTGTCAACGCCTTGCGGCGCGCCGCAAAACGCGGACCTTTGTACTCGACGTCGTATTCGTTAAGCACGAGTTGTGCATCCGGATCCGCCAAAGCAGCCTCGCGCAGCGCGATCGACAGATAATCCGGACCAAGCCGCTTTGCCCAGATCGACGGACGGAACGACGATTCGTTTGCCGGCCATTCGGCGAGCGGTTCGTTCACCACGTCCCAGGATGGGATCTGGCCGCGATATCGGGACACAACCGTTTCAATATGACCGACCAGTTCCCGCTCGGCCTCGGCGCGGTCTGCGATCTCTTCGGTCCAGGCCGGCATGGCGCCGTACCAGGCGAGCGTGTGGCCCCGCACCTTGATCCCGTTCTGGCGGCCAAAATCCACGAACGAATCGGCTTTCTCGAATCTGAATTCGCCGCGCGTCGGGCGCAGCTCCGCCCATTTCAATTCGCTTTCCGGCACGATCATCTGGCAATTGGCGATAATCGCGTCGCGATAGGGCAGATCGGATACCAAAGCGTCGGAGCGCGCCGCGGCGCCATAAGGAATTAACCCTTCGGCCGGCGACGCCGCGGATGACTCCGTCAGTGGTGTCGCAAATGTGGACACTCCGGACAGCGCCGCTGTACCGGAAATACCCAGTGCGGCAGCCTTAGCCGTGCGAACGAGGAAATCGCGTCGCGAATGCGTCTTTTTCGACATGCCTGGACCAGAGTGCGCGTTGAAACCCGATGGATACGCGGCAAGCATTGCAATAACCGGTCCAGCGACGCATTTCGCGGCGCGTATTCTTCGCGATGGTTACCCGATGCCGAATTAACCTAAATTGAAGCACAACGCGCGGTGTTGGAGCGTTCGGCACCGATCTTGCTGTCTTGATACGCGATGAAGATCAAACCTCTGAACGCAATCGAACTGGACATTCCCGTCGCCTCGCGGGTGTCTCGCCTGCGCGAGATACTGGTGGGGATCTTTCGTGCGCAATTCGCCAACTACCTCCAGGTCTTCGCAGGCACCGGCGTGCGCCTTGGCCTCCAGGCGGTGTATTTCCTGATACTGGCCAATACGCTGTCGCTGCACGACATGGGGGTGTTCGCCTCGACCTCGTCGACCGGCATCATGATCGGCTGCTTTTCGGGGCTCGGCTTCTCGTCGTTCGCTTTCAGGGCCGCCGCCGGCAAACGCCGCTCGCTCGGCGGCTATCTCGCGGTGTTCTATGTGAGCTGGCTGATCTCGCTGCCGCTCTGCTTCGTCGCCGCGCTGCCGGTGTTTTATCTTCTGTTTACCACGTCGATATCGCTGACGGCTTTCGTCGTCATTATCCTTGTCGAAGCCGGGACCTGGCGGATCGTCGAAATGATCCATCAGGTCAATAACGGGCTCGGCCGCTACGCATCGGCGTCGCTGGTCATCAGCCTTGGCACCGCGTTGCGTGCCGCCGGCGCGGTGACCTTCCTGGCTTCCGGCAAGCATGACATCGAAACCTGGGCCGCCGTCTATGTGATCTTCAATATCGCCGCGATGGTGTTGGCCGTCGCAGCCTACCAGCCGCGTATCCGGCTGCGCTGGAGCCCGGCGCTATTCATCGGGCGGCTCCGCGACGCGCTGCTGTTCTCGGTCGCCTATTGCGCCTTTATCTCGCAGAACGAAATCGACAAGGTCGTGATGCTGTCACTGGCGGACCAGCGGACCGTCGGCATCTACGCGATCGCCTCGCGGATCATCGATTTCACGTCGGTACCGATCCGCACTTTCTACGTGCTGTATTCGCGCAAATTGATTCTGGAGCGCCGCGCGCTCAACCAGATTCGCCGCAGCTTGAGCGTCGAGGTGGCAATCGCGCTGACCTCGACGGTCGCCTTCGCAGCGCTGCTGACGATATTGTCGCTCTGGCCGAACCTGTTGGGCCACAACGTCGCGTCGGCCGTACCGCTGCTTGCCGTTCTGCTTGCGGTGCCCGCCTTCAAGAACCTGCTTGAATATCACTCGGAACTGTTTTTCGCTTATCAGCAGATGACGGTCCGCGCCGTGCTTGCCACCTCGCAGGTCGCGTTGAAGGCAGCCGCGCTGGCGCTGCTGCTGATCTGTCTCGGCAACATCGCCGAATGGGGAGTCTGGCTCAACGCCATCTATATCGGCCTCTATGCGCTCTCGGCCGTCATCGTCTACAGCCTCGTATTCGGGAGTAAAGATAAATGAGCAAAACAGCCGACACCGATTTCAGTTACGCGTCCTTTGAGACGACCGGGCCGCGTGCGCTAACGAAGGCGCAGCCTTTCGCGCATCCGCAATCACTGCTCGATCTGCCGCCCGGCGAGGCGCGCAAAAGCCTGCTTGCCGTTCATGATATCCTCTCTGACAGGCTGGGTTCGAAGACCGAGCTTGCGATCTACGAAGCTGGCGGCGGCTCGACCAGCTTCCTGCCACTCGACATATTGCACCGCGCCCACGTCACCGTCGTCGACATCGACGAAGACCAGATTCGCAACAATGGTTACGCCCACGAGAAGATCCTCGGCGACATCCAGACCTACCGCTTCAAACCCGGCAGTTTCGATCTCATCATTTGCTACAATGTGATTGAGCATCTCCCTGATACCGAGTCCGCGCTGCTCTGCTTCTGCCAATCATTGAAGCAAGACGGTCTGGTCCTGATCGGCGCGCCCAACCCGAAATCATTGTCCGGTGTCGTCACCAAATACACGCCACACTGGTTTCACGTCTGGTATTATCGCTACGTGCGCGGCGACAAGAATGCCGGCAAGCCTGGCGAAGCGCCGTTTCCGACTTTCTTCCACCCGCTGGTCACGCTTTCAAATCTCGAAGCCTTCGCAAGCGCACATGGTCTCGAGGTGATCTACCGCAAAGAATACGAAAGCCCGCGCTTTCCGGAGATGCGAACGCGCAAGCCGATGCTGGCCCGCCTACTCGACACCGCCGCTGCCGTCATGAACTTTCTCCTTCCGGGAAAGACCGACGTGCGGCACGGCGACTATCACCTGATTTTGCGAAAGCGCTGAGCCATGTCCGACAAGCGGTTCAAAGCCAAGATGCCTGACAGCCTTCGGCTGCAAATGCATTTGCGCGCCGCACTGTCCCATGCGGTGTGCAACCACGCTCAAATGAATAACGAAGTGTTAACGTTCGATGGCTGCGAGGACGTCGCCGAGCCGAACCTCCGCGATCGCTCGGCCGCAGCGGAACCGCTGCGACGCGCCCGCTTAAACGGTTTTTTTGCCATTTCAGTGAATAGTCCTGCGATGAGTATGGTTAATTTTTCCTGTTGCGTTCGTTCCGCGCCAACATCATGCGTGTCTGGCGTAACCCGAAGACTAGCCCCTCAGCCGATGCGTGCGGCAGTTCGAATGGAAGTTGGGGCCCATGCTTGTTTATGATCAACCGATAGGCGAGCCCAGGTCCGGCGCCTCGGAGGCGCCGCCGCAAAGGTTTGCGGCCCTCAATCTGCAGGACCTCGGCCTCCTGTTGTGGCGGCGGAAAACCGCTATTGCCGCGGCCGGGCTGATCTGCGCCTGCGCTGCAGTCATGATCGGAAAAAGCCTGACGCCAAAATATTCGGCGACCGCGCAGCTTTATGTCGATCCCCGGGAGCTACAATTGGTCGATCGCGAACTCACGCCGCGCTCACAGGATATTTCGGGCCTTGCGATGGTGGTCGACAGCCAGGCGCGCGTGATCACCTCGAACAGCGTATTGCTGAAGGTGATTCAGGATACCAATCTCGACAAGGATCCGGAGTTTGGCGGCGCGTCGAAAGGCACGGTTGCAAAACTGCTGGGATTATTCGGTTTCGAAATTCATTCCGCCGGCCAAGCCAAGCTCGACCAGATGACGGCGCTGGAGGCTTTGAGCCGTCATATCAGCGTGAAGAAGCCCGACCGTACCTTCATCGTCGACATTGATGTCTGGTCGAGCGACCCCGCCAAGGCGGCGATGCTCGCGAACGCCATTTCCAACGCCTATCTGGGGGAATCGAGGAGTTCGCAAGCTACCGCCGCACGACGGGCGACGACAGATTTGTCCGGCCGTCTCAAGGAATTGCAGCAGCGGCTCCGCAACGCTGAAAATGCGCTGACCGTCTACAAGACGCAGAACAATTTCGTCGGCAGCCAGGACACGGTGATCAGTGACCAGCAGCTTTCGGCCAGCAACCAGCGGCTCGCTGCGGCGCGGGCGCAGACGCTCGACGCGCAGGCCAAATACGACCAGATCGAAGCCAGCCGCCGCGCATCGACCGATGTCGGCGCTATTCCGGAAGCGTTGCAGTCTCCGACCATCGCCAATTTGCGCGCGCAGTACGCCGAGGCCCGCAAGCGCTATGCGGAAATGACCAGCGAATTGGGTCCGCTGCATCCGGCGTTGCATCAAATGGAAAAGCAGGTCGAGGACCTGCGCCGGACCATCAATGAGGAAGTCGATCGCTTTGCGCAGGCCGCTAAAAACGACCTGACCCGCGCCCGCGATTATGAAGCCTCGCTTAACAAGGCGCTCGATGCGCAGAAGCGCCAGAGCGTCCAGCTCAGCCAGGCGTCCGTGCGGCTTCGCGAACTCGAACGCGAGGTAGACGCCAGCCGTGACCTCTATCAGTCCTTCCTCAAGCGCTCGCGTGAAACCGAGGAGCAGGAAAGCCTCAATACTTCGAGCGCACGCATCATCGGCGAAGCTACGGTGCCGCAGCGCCGTATATTCCCGCCGGCGATGAGTCTGCTCGCGATGGTCGGCTTCGTGCTCGGCTCGCTCGCCGCGGCCGGCTGGGCCGTCGCGGCCGACCGGCTGTCGCCCGACACCACCGAACCAGAGCCGGTCAGTTCGGAGACGGGGCCATTGGCCGCGCTGGCGACCCAACCGCCAAGCCCTTCGCGCGAGCCGCAGTCGCCGATCGTATCGATCGAACGGCCGGTGATCGCACGTTTGCAGGAATCCGATGTGATGCGGACGCTCGGTGGAATCCTGGCAGGTGGCCGGATTCCCGACCTGACGCGGATCGGCTGGCCGACG is part of the Bradyrhizobium canariense genome and encodes:
- a CDS encoding endo-1,4-beta-xylanase, with product MSKKTHSRRDFLVRTAKAAALGISGTAALSGVSTFATPLTESSAASPAEGLIPYGAAARSDALVSDLPYRDAIIANCQMIVPESELKWAELRPTRGEFRFEKADSFVDFGRQNGIKVRGHTLAWYGAMPAWTEEIADRAEAERELVGHIETVVSRYRGQIPSWDVVNEPLAEWPANESSFRPSIWAKRLGPDYLSIALREAALADPDAQLVLNEYDVEYKGPRFAARRKALTALLRSLRDRNVPLHAVGLQAHLFAGRSIDDDGLQAMLAEIKALDLDVLITELDVIDYELPGKVAERDAMVAAMANQFLRAVGEVVRPKAILTWGLSDRYTWVPTYFKRRDGMPNRPLPLDADLHRKPLYDVIEEFRHKPA
- a CDS encoding GumC family protein; this translates as MLVYDQPIGEPRSGASEAPPQRFAALNLQDLGLLLWRRKTAIAAAGLICACAAVMIGKSLTPKYSATAQLYVDPRELQLVDRELTPRSQDISGLAMVVDSQARVITSNSVLLKVIQDTNLDKDPEFGGASKGTVAKLLGLFGFEIHSAGQAKLDQMTALEALSRHISVKKPDRTFIVDIDVWSSDPAKAAMLANAISNAYLGESRSSQATAARRATTDLSGRLKELQQRLRNAENALTVYKTQNNFVGSQDTVISDQQLSASNQRLAAARAQTLDAQAKYDQIEASRRASTDVGAIPEALQSPTIANLRAQYAEARKRYAEMTSELGPLHPALHQMEKQVEDLRRTINEEVDRFAQAAKNDLTRARDYEASLNKALDAQKRQSVQLSQASVRLRELEREVDASRDLYQSFLKRSRETEEQESLNTSSARIIGEATVPQRRIFPPAMSLLAMVGFVLGSLAAAGWAVAADRLSPDTTEPEPVSSETGPLAALATQPPSPSREPQSPIVSIERPVIARLQESDVMRTLGGILAGGRIPDLTRIGWPTLRAGFPLTSFLNAMREMRAPLIRRSPADTIPVMAVIGADAAAGRSIAALNIALAAARDGAKVLMIDADHVTHALSDKLDRVGQSEVSRFNRLGLGNMASHAIETANGISILPAVKGSDAVRTAIAQSYSAGGYDLVVLDGPAMPWSPADRKLLDAANGLVAVLPANLDINDCMEDIIAALGGAERKLIGVVLNELPPAVVNRQRDRQYA
- a CDS encoding lipopolysaccharide biosynthesis protein; amino-acid sequence: MKIKPLNAIELDIPVASRVSRLREILVGIFRAQFANYLQVFAGTGVRLGLQAVYFLILANTLSLHDMGVFASTSSTGIMIGCFSGLGFSSFAFRAAAGKRRSLGGYLAVFYVSWLISLPLCFVAALPVFYLLFTTSISLTAFVVIILVEAGTWRIVEMIHQVNNGLGRYASASLVISLGTALRAAGAVTFLASGKHDIETWAAVYVIFNIAAMVLAVAAYQPRIRLRWSPALFIGRLRDALLFSVAYCAFISQNEIDKVVMLSLADQRTVGIYAIASRIIDFTSVPIRTFYVLYSRKLILERRALNQIRRSLSVEVAIALTSTVAFAALLTILSLWPNLLGHNVASAVPLLAVLLAVPAFKNLLEYHSELFFAYQQMTVRAVLATSQVALKAAALALLLICLGNIAEWGVWLNAIYIGLYALSAVIVYSLVFGSKDK
- a CDS encoding class I SAM-dependent methyltransferase, with the translated sequence MSKTADTDFSYASFETTGPRALTKAQPFAHPQSLLDLPPGEARKSLLAVHDILSDRLGSKTELAIYEAGGGSTSFLPLDILHRAHVTVVDIDEDQIRNNGYAHEKILGDIQTYRFKPGSFDLIICYNVIEHLPDTESALLCFCQSLKQDGLVLIGAPNPKSLSGVVTKYTPHWFHVWYYRYVRGDKNAGKPGEAPFPTFFHPLVTLSNLEAFASAHGLEVIYRKEYESPRFPEMRTRKPMLARLLDTAAAVMNFLLPGKTDVRHGDYHLILRKR